The Candidatus Cybelea sp. sequence TGGATTGAGTTCATAACGATCCACACGCGAATGTGCATGGATTCATAAAGGACGGTTAAGGGCGCCCTCCCGAATACCACAGTCCATCATGCTCATTGCGGATACTTCGTTAATCGCTGGGCTGCAGTCGCATAGTGCCAGCCTCGAGCTCGAATGCCCGGCAGAAGATGCGTTTTCGCTTTTGTGCGCGGTCGAGAAATGGCCGGTATGGTTGTCGTTTTTACGAAGCGCCCGCCGGCATAGCACCGATGGTGAACTGGACGTCGGCAGCGAGGTCATCATTCGTTCCTCGCTTCCGGGTGAAGAAGAACAGCTCTTCGAGATCGACGACTACATTACGAATCACCGGCTCTCGCTCGTGGGCGCTTTCTCGCTGCGTCGCCGCCTCGATTTCCGGATCGAACGGCGTACGTCGCGTTCGAAGCTGCACGTCCGTCTTTCGTATCCCGCGTATCACGGGCGTCTCGGCGGTCTGCTCGATCGCTGGCAGCGGGGGCGGCGTCTCTCGACGGCCTTAGGCGATTCGCTCGTCCACTTCAAGGGTTTGGTCGAGTACCAGCGCGACGCCGCGGTTCTCGCGGATTTCTAGGTACGCCGCCCGCTCGCCGGACGAGCAGCTAGCAGTCATTGACCGGGAGTGCTAGGGTCGCTATACTCTGGCCATGCCGCTCTATGATTACGCCTGTACGAAATGCGGCCACACGATCGAAGTGCGGCACGGTTTCGATGAGACCTATGCGGAGCCGTGCGCCGTCTGCGGTGCCCCGGTTCGGCGGGTCTTCAATCCCGCGCCGGTGCTCTTTAAGGGATCGGGCTTCTACGTAACCGATTCACGCCGCTCGTCGGCCGCAAGCAAGCCGGAGAAGGCGGAGAAACCCAAGGGCGAGCCGAGCTCCGAATCGTCGGGCGCATCGACGGCAAAGAGCGAGGCCAAACCCTCAGAACCGGCCGCTTAGGCCTGCTGCAGGCCCTCTAGGGCCTTCGCGAAGTCAGGGAAACTGACATCGGCCCCGGCGGCGTTATCGACGGCTAACGGCCCCGCGGCACAAGCGAGTACCGCAGCGCCCATCACGATTCGGTGATCGCCCTCGGCTTCGATCTGGGTGCCGTTCGCAAGGGGTCTCCCACCCTCGATCGCGATCTCTCGCCGCTGCGTGCGAACCGTAATACCGACGGCGCCGAGCAGCCGTTCGATGGCCGCGACCCGGTCGGATTCTTTGGTGCGCAGCGCTTCGATCCCCGAGATCGTCGTTTCGCCGCGAGCGAACGCCGCCGCCACGGCCAGCAGCGGAATCTCGTCAATCGCGCGCAGTGCGAGGTCGCCGTCGACGGCGATGCCGCGAAGCGCGCTGTGGGCGGCGGCAACGTCGGCGACCGGCTCGCCGGCCACCGTGCGCTGGTTGCGAAGGTCGATGGCCGCGCCCATCTGCCGCAGTGCGTCGAGGAGGCCGGTACGCGTCGGATTGACGCCCACATTCTCGACGAGCACGCTGCTGCCGGGCGTCACGGCGGCTGCGGTTAGAAAGAACGCCGCCGAGGAGAAGTCGCCGGCGACGCGCACCTCGCGCGCGTGGAGTTGGCCCGGCCGCAGCGCGACGGTGCGTCCGTCCCAGTCGACGGCGGCGCCCAGATAGCGAAGCAGCCGTTCAGTATGGTCGCGCGAGAAGCGATCGCCGTCAATTTGCACGGCAACGCCCGCAAAAAGACCCGCAAAAAGGAGTGCGGACTTCACCTGGGCGGACGGTCCCAGCAGGATGAACCGGCGCGTTTCGACGCGGTTTCGAGCCCCCAGCAGAAGTGGAAGATACCCGTCTGCGGTCTCGATTTTCGCGCCGAACGCACGCAGTTGCGCCGCGACCGGTTCCATCGGCCGGCGTCGCAACGACTCGTCCCCGTCGAAACGTGCGGCCACGCCGGCGCCGGCGCACGCGCCCAGGAGCATCCGGGCGCTCGAACCCGAGTTCACGCAGTCGAGGGTGGCGGCCGGGTTGGAAAGCGCGCCGGGATATACCACCGTTTCGTCGGCAAGTCGTTCGATCCGCAGGCCCAGTGCGACAAGCGCCTCGCGCGTGGCCGCGACGTCCAGCCCCGGATTGAGATTTGAGATGCGCACCGGTTCGTTGCAGCGAGCCGCGCAGATGAGCGCCCGATGGGAGATCGATTTGTCCCCGGGCACGCCGACGCTGCCGCGTAAATGCCCATTTTTAAAGGTCACCACAAGGAGTCCCTCAGCGTTGCGTAGCAAGCAGCGCG is a genomic window containing:
- a CDS encoding FmdB family zinc ribbon protein — its product is MPLYDYACTKCGHTIEVRHGFDETYAEPCAVCGAPVRRVFNPAPVLFKGSGFYVTDSRRSSAASKPEKAEKPKGEPSSESSGASTAKSEAKPSEPAA
- the aroA gene encoding 3-phosphoshikimate 1-carboxyvinyltransferase; the protein is MTFKNGHLRGSVGVPGDKSISHRALICAARCNEPVRISNLNPGLDVAATREALVALGLRIERLADETVVYPGALSNPAATLDCVNSGSSARMLLGACAGAGVAARFDGDESLRRRPMEPVAAQLRAFGAKIETADGYLPLLLGARNRVETRRFILLGPSAQVKSALLFAGLFAGVAVQIDGDRFSRDHTERLLRYLGAAVDWDGRTVALRPGQLHAREVRVAGDFSSAAFFLTAAAVTPGSSVLVENVGVNPTRTGLLDALRQMGAAIDLRNQRTVAGEPVADVAAAHSALRGIAVDGDLALRAIDEIPLLAVAAAFARGETTISGIEALRTKESDRVAAIERLLGAVGITVRTQRREIAIEGGRPLANGTQIEAEGDHRIVMGAAVLACAAGPLAVDNAAGADVSFPDFAKALEGLQQA